In one window of Desulforhabdus amnigena DNA:
- the rpiA gene encoding ribose-5-phosphate isomerase RpiA, whose translation MSGDVNRELKKRAAAKAVELIKPGMVVGIGHGSTAIEAVYCLASLFETGKIRDIVVVPCSNHMVEETRKLGIPMSTLEEHPVVDLTIDGADEVDPQLNLIKGGGGAFLHEKILAEASRREIIIVDETKLSPILGTRWAVPVEVISFGWRSQAEYLQTLGATVKLRQDSSCNPIKTDQGNLILDCRFGPIADPVRLAGQIKGRAGIVEHGLFLGLASEVIVGCRSGVCHLKR comes from the coding sequence GTGAGTGGAGATGTCAACAGAGAACTCAAAAAGAGGGCTGCCGCCAAAGCGGTCGAACTCATAAAACCCGGCATGGTTGTTGGAATCGGGCACGGCTCCACGGCGATAGAAGCAGTGTATTGCCTGGCATCGCTTTTCGAGACGGGAAAAATTCGAGATATCGTTGTCGTACCCTGCTCCAATCACATGGTGGAAGAAACCAGAAAATTGGGAATTCCCATGAGCACACTTGAGGAACACCCCGTCGTCGATCTCACCATAGACGGAGCCGACGAAGTGGATCCTCAGTTGAACCTGATCAAGGGCGGGGGGGGAGCCTTTCTGCACGAGAAGATCCTGGCGGAAGCCAGTCGACGTGAAATCATCATTGTTGATGAGACGAAGCTTTCTCCCATCTTGGGAACACGCTGGGCGGTTCCGGTAGAAGTCATCTCCTTCGGATGGCGATCTCAGGCGGAATACCTGCAAACGCTGGGAGCGACCGTAAAGTTGCGCCAGGACAGTTCCTGCAATCCCATCAAAACGGATCAGGGGAATTTGATTTTGGATTGCAGATTCGGCCCCATTGCAGACCCCGTCAGGTTGGCGGGTCAGATCAAGGGGCGCGCGGGAATCGTGGAACACGGGCTTTTCCTCGGTCTGGCATCGGAAGTCATTGTCGGTTGCAGGAGTGGAGTCTGCCACTTGAAGCGTTAG
- a CDS encoding TVP38/TMEM64 family protein — protein sequence MSSSKRTASRQRAIIKACILLTLVIVAFVTALHIPLKHYLTLDVLGSLLETTGFWAPIVFILIYTVGVTLFIPAIIFTVLGTVFFGIYWGFFYVMMGSMSGASLSFFIARHLGRGFVEGWMGDRLRKYDEAIEKHGFTTVFYLRLLYSPFAPVNFGMGLSKIGFWDFFSGTGLGILVETFLFISLFASLEEIWSTGNWHELLSLRFLPFFALFILSFFIPRIMKKLNNCRFKFPA from the coding sequence ATGTCCTCCAGCAAACGAACAGCCTCGCGACAGCGTGCCATCATAAAAGCTTGCATTCTTCTGACGCTGGTTATCGTGGCCTTTGTCACGGCCCTGCATATCCCGCTAAAACACTACCTCACACTGGATGTGCTCGGAAGTTTGCTGGAAACTACCGGTTTCTGGGCCCCCATCGTTTTTATATTGATCTATACCGTTGGTGTCACCCTTTTTATTCCAGCGATAATTTTCACCGTACTAGGAACGGTTTTTTTCGGCATCTACTGGGGGTTTTTCTACGTGATGATGGGGTCCATGAGCGGTGCTAGTTTGAGTTTCTTCATCGCACGCCATCTAGGGAGGGGATTTGTTGAGGGCTGGATGGGAGACAGGCTGCGAAAATATGACGAGGCTATCGAAAAACACGGTTTTACCACGGTATTCTATCTGCGCCTTCTCTATTCGCCTTTCGCACCCGTCAATTTTGGAATGGGGCTCAGCAAGATAGGCTTTTGGGACTTCTTCTCAGGCACCGGGCTCGGGATTCTGGTGGAAACCTTTCTTTTCATCTCTTTGTTCGCAAGCCTGGAAGAAATCTGGAGTACCGGCAACTGGCACGAGCTGCTCTCGCTGAGGTTCCTGCCCTTCTTCGCCCTTTTCATTCTTTCATTTTTTATCCCAAGAATCATGAAAAAGCTCAACAATTGTAGATTCAAGTTCCCTGCTTAA